In Sphingobacterium sp. SRCM116780, the genomic stretch TATCGTTTATTCTTTTCTGCGTTTTGTTAGATTGTGGCAAAGTAATTTTTAATTAGCTCAATTTTTATAGGCACTAAACTTTCCTTAATTTTTACCGTCTGATTTTATTAAATGCTTGTTATATGAACAACAGTTTAAAAATATTACTATTTACAGTTTTAAGTGTTTCTATTTTGACCAGTTGTAATCGGCAAAATAAAATCAAACAAGAAACAAAAGAACAAGGTCAAGACATTTTAAGAGGAAAGATAAATGTTCTAGTGGATGAAACAGTATATCCGATATTGAAAGAACAAGTGGACGTGTTTCAAAGCTCTTATTCCGATGCTGCTATTCAATTGATGGCCCGACCAGAAATTAAAGCTGTTAATGCATTGTTAGGGGATTCATCGGGAGTAATTATTTTGACAAGAAAGTTAACAGCCCAGGAAGGAGCGTACTTTAAAAAACGTAACATTGTACCAAAAGAGTATCAAATAGGAAGTGATGCAGTTGCGTTAATAAATAATATTGCAGATTCAGATACTAGTATTACACTTTCTAACGTTAAATCATTATTAAATGGAGAGCAAAAGGGTAAACTTAAAGTTGTTTTTGACAATGCAAATTCCAGTACGCTCAGATTTTTGAAAAGTTATTTATCGTTAGACAAAATAGACGCAACTGCTATCTCAGGTTTACAGAATAATGAGGAAGTAATTAAATACGTTAGTGAAAATAAAGGCACTATCGGTATTGTTGGTTACAATTGGATATTGGAAATAGCGCAAAAAAAATCGCAGTTATCCAATAAAATTCGTACATTGAGCGTTGAAAATTCGCAAGGTGACAAAAAAGACGGATTATTTTATAAACCATCACAATCGAATTTGTCCTTGGGATTATATCCTTTTATAAGACCTATTTATGTGTTGAACTATCAACCAAACTTAGGTTTAGGTTTAGGATTTAGTTCTTTCCTAACAGGAGATAGAGGACAGCGGATCATATTGAAAGCTGGATTATTGCCAGCAACAATGCCTGGACGTGAAATTATTATTAGAGAAGAAAATAGTTTAAATTAGAATATAAAAAAGTACAACAATAGATTATGACAAACAGTAAATTATTATTTAGTCTGTTATTAGCAGGTTCTGTTGGCACAGCAAGTGCACAAAGTTTAAAGGATGCTAGAGCGGCTATTGAAACAGAAAACTACGGTAAAGCAAAATCAATTTTGCAACAATTAGTAAGTAAACAAGCTAAAGTTGGCGATAATTACTTCTATTTAGGTCAAATTTATTTAGTTAATGATAAAGCTGATTCAGCGGCGATTATGTTTAATCAAGGTCTAGCTGCTGATCCAAAATCATTGATTAATAATGTTGGTTTAGGCTATATCGATTTGTTGAAAAAAGATAAAGCTTCTGCTGATGCTAAATTTGCGTCAGCTAGTGCAAACTTGAAGAAAAAGGATTACGAGGAATTGTTGGAAATCGGTCGTGCTTACATCAAAGCACCAGAGCCTGATTATGCAAAAGCTTTAGATTATTTAACACAAGCTAAAGCAAAAAATGCAAAAGATGCAGCTATTCCATTAGCTTTAGGTGATGCTTATAGAGGATTGAAAGAAGCAAGTAGTGCTTATTCAAGCTATAGTGAAGCAACTGATTTAGATCCAACTTCAATTCGTGCTAAAATCGGTCTTGCAGTTATTGTTCGTGGTGCGCAAGCATACGATGAAGCCATCACACAGTTGACAGCAATTACACAAGAATTCCCAACTTATGCACCTACATACCGTGAGTTAGCAGAAACGTATAATATGTGGTCAAGAGCAGCTGGTACTTCTGATGAAAAATATGTAGAGCTAAACAAAAAAGGTGTAGAGGAATACAAAAAGTATTTGCAGACGAATGGTGATAATTCATTAGAAGCTAAAATACGTTACGCCGATTTCTTAGTTTATGCAAGACAATATGATGAGCTAAAAACTGTTTCTGAAGAATTAGCAAAAACACCAGATGTAGATCCTAAAATCTACCGTTATTTAGGTTATATTGCTTTTAGAAATAAGGAATACGCTAAATCAGGAGAGTATCTGACACAAATGTTAACGAAGATGGATCCATCACGCGTGATTCCTTTAGATTACATGTACTCAGGTTTATCAGATGTTGCAAACAATAAAGTAGAATCAGGAATTGTCAACATTAAAAAAGCAATTGATTTAGATAAGGAATTGTTAACAGAAGTTGCAGAAACAGCTTTTGCTAAATATCAAGATCAAGAAACGGCGACGGGTGTTGCCTTGTTTGAGATTATTGCAAAATATCCAGACAGTGATTATTATTTCGATTCAAATTACTATGCTGGAGAAGGTAATTACTTAATCGGTTTTAAAAAGGATCAAGAAAGTAAAGATGCTGAAGGAAATATCAAAGATCAAGCATTAAGAGATCAAGCAATTGCTGCATTTGTTAAATCACAAGCGTATCTATCTATTGTTGAAGCGGCAACAAAGCCAGAAATTATAGATAAATATTTAGTGCAGGCTTTATATTACAAAGCATTTTCAGCTTTAGGTGCAGATAATTTAGAAAATCCAAAAGGTGATTTCGTTGCTCCTTTTCAAAAGTTAATTTCTTTAGTGAATGAAAAAGGAACACAAGAGAAAAATAAGGCGTACTTAATCGATGCTTATACTTACATTGGCTTATTTTACTACATTAAAAATGATGTCCCTAAAGCAAAAGCTAATTTCCAAGAGGTATTGAAAATAGATGCTGCGAATGAATCTGCTAAATCTTATTTAGATGCTTTAAAATAGTATTTTAAACTTTTTTTTGAAAAGGGAGAGAATGAAAGTTCTCTCCCTTTTTTGATTTAAGAATTGTATTTTTGATGATTATTCATTAGATTTAAGCTTTACCAATTTAGAAATTTAATATGGAGCAAGTTAGTGCAAGTGCACCTATTGATTATTTACCAATTTTATTCCAGCTGATTGTAGCTGCAGGATTTGGTGTGGGAACCATCATTATCACGCATTTAATTGGGCCTAAAGTAAGGACCGAAAATAAATTATCATCATTCGAATCGGGAATAGAAGTTATTGGTAATGCGAGGCAACCATTTTCTATTAAATATTTTCTTGTCGCCATCCTCTTTGTTGTTTTTGATGTGGAAGTTATATTTATGTATCCATGGGCAGTCAATTTTAGAGAATTTGGATTCGAAGGTTTGATTCAAATGTTTGTGTTTATGGCCATGTTGCTTTTGGGCTTTATTTATGTTATTAAAAAGAAAGCACTAAGTTGGGATTAGAATAATTCTAAATTGTTCTGCCTGCTTGATTTTTAGTCAGAAAATGTTAGTTTTGATACGGAGAACACACACAACTATAAACCATTTAAATTATAATTTCTATGAGCGATATTAAGTTGGCGGAGGCGCCTCCGGGAGTCGAAGGTGCTGGTTTTTTTGCTACTAGTTTAGATAAAGCGATTGGTTTGGCTCGTTCAAATTCTTTATGGCCTTTGCCATTCGCAACCTCTTGCTGTGGAATTGAATTTATGGCAACCATGGGCTCTACGTATGATTTGGCTCGATTTGGTGCAGAACGTCCAAGTTTTTCTCCTCGTCAAGCGGATATGCTGTTGGTCATGGGAACAATTGCAAAGAAAATGGCTCCAGTTTTAAAACAGGTATACATTCAAATGGCAGAACCTCGTTGGGTGATTGCTGTTGGTGCTTGTGCATCCAGTGGTGGTATTTTTGATACATATTCTGTCTTGCAAGGTATTGATGAAATTATTCCTGTGGATGTGTATGTGCCAGGCTGTCCTCCTAGACCAGAGGCGATATTAGATGGTGTCTTGCGATTGCAAGATATTGTGAAGAATGAGTCCTTAAATAGGAGAAATACGCCCGAGTATAGAGCTTTATTAGAGAAATACGGAATAGAAACTTATGGATAAGTTGGATAATACATATTTGTGGGAGAAACTAGCGCAGAAATTTACTGATCAAGTATCGCTGCTAACGGATGCCCATAATTTATTGACAGTGGATGCGAAAGAGGCGTGTATTACAGCTGTTTTGAATTTTTTGAAACAAGATGAGGAATTACAGTTTATTCATTTAACAGATATTACAGCGGTACATTTTCCACTTCAAAAGAAAGCATTTGAAGTTGTTTATCATATTCACAGTTTAGTAAATAATATTCGTATCCGTGTTAAAGTCCAGTTAGATGGGGAAAACCCAGAAATTCCAACTGCAACAACTGTTTGGAAAGGAGCGAATTGGATGGAAAGAGAAACGTATGATTTTTATGGAATACAGTTTCTAGGGCATCCAGATTTAAGACGTATATTAAATGTGGATGATATGGAAGTATTTCCGATGCGAAAAGAATATCCTTTAGAGGATCCAAATCGTGTCGATAAGAAAGATCTTTATTTTGGACGTTAAAGCTAGAACCTAAATCAATTATGAGCGATTTTATAACCAAGATATCCCCAAATAACTCTGTGTACGAAGATAATGATCCACAAGATGAGTTAATAACTTTAAATATCGGTCCGACGCATCCAGCGACGCATGGTGTCTTTCAAAATGTGGTTCAAATTGATGGGGAACGTATTGTAAGTGGAGTCTCGACGATCGGTTATATTCACCGTGCATTTGAAAAAATTGCTGAACATCGCCCTTTTTATCAAATCACCCCTTTAACAGATCGATTAAATTATTGTTCAGCCCCAATTAATAATATGGGCTGGCATATGACTGTTGAAAAATTATTAAAAATAGAAATCCCCAAACGCGTACAATACATGCGCGTTATCGTTATGGAGCTAGCACGTATTGCTGACCATATTATTTGTAATGGAATCTTGGGGGTTGATACAGGTGCTTTTTCTGGCTTTTTGTATGTGATGCAAGAGCGAGAATTTATATACGAGATTTTTGAAGAGATCTGTGGTGCTCGTTTAACGACCAATATCGGTAGAATTGGAGGTTTTGAAAGAGATTTTAATGATATTGCTTTTGCAAAAATTGAAGAGTTCTTAAAAAGATTCCCTCCTGTTTTGAGTGAATTTTCAGAATTATTTGATCGTAACCGTATCTTTATTGAACGTACGTCTGGTGTAGCGGCTGTTACTCCTGAAGAAGCGTTAGATTATAGTTGGTCAGGTCCTATTTTACGTGCCACAGGAGTTGATTATGATGTTCGCGTTCAGAATCCTTATTGTTCATATGAAGAGTTTGACTTTGATGTTCCTGTAGGAACTAAAGGTGATGTATACGACCGCTATCTAGTTCGAAATGCGGAAATGTGGCAATCTCTCCGAATCATTGAACAAGCATTAGCCAAAATTGAAAAAGAACCAAAAGGTGTTTTTCATGCAGATGTGCCAGAATTCTATTTACCTCCCAAAGAACAAGTGTATACCAATATGGAAGCGCTGATCTATCATTTTAAAATTGTGATGGGTGAAGTAGATACGCCTAAAGCAGAAGTTTATCATGCTGTGGAAGGTGCAAATGGTGAGTTGGGTTTTTATTTAGTGCATGATGGAGGACGTAGTCCTTATCGTCTACACTTTAGAAGACCTTCTTTTGTGAATTATCAAATGTTCGCTCCGATGAGTGCTGGAATGCTGCTTTCGGATGCAATTCTTAATATGAGTAGTCTTAACGTTATTGCAGGAGAATTAGATGCTTAGTGTCAAACATAATGAAATCGTAGAATTTTCTTCAGAATTGCTAAATCAATTTGCTGAAGTCGTAGCTCGTTTTCCAGAAGGAAGACAGAAGTCAGGTTTACTCCCAATATTACATTTAGTACAAGCAGAATTTGGCTGGCTGAGCCCAGATGCTATGGATAAGGTTGCTGCTTATTTAACAATTGAACCTATTGAAGTATACGAAGTGGCCACTTTTTATACGATGTTTTTATTACAACCGCAGGGGAAATATTTGTTAGAGGTATGTCGTACGGGTCCATGTTGCTTGGTAGGAGCAGAGCGTATTATGAATCACTTGGAAAATAAATTGGGCGTCAAAGAAGGCGAAGTGACAGCGGATGGATTATTTTCTTGGAGAGGAGTGGAATGTCTTGCTGCTTGTGGTTTCGGTCCTGTATTGCAAATTGGACCGTCGTATACTTTTTATGAAAATCTAACAGAAGAAAGTGTTGATCAATTAATAAATGATTTAAGCTCAAAAACGAATTAACATGGCTCGTAAACTTTTGTTAACACATATTGATGTTCCTGGAATTCATACTTTTGAGGTTTATCGCCAAAAAGGAGGCTATCGTGCAGTGGAAAAAGCACTTAAAACGATGTCTCCGGACGATGTTGTGGAAGAGGTTAAAAAATCAGGTCTTCGCGGACGCGGTGGTGCTGGATTTCCAACAGGTATGAAATGGAGTTTCTTGGCAAAACCAGAAGGTGTGCCTCGTTATTTAGTTTGTAATGGTGATGAGTCAGAGCCAGGGACATTTAAAGACCGGTTTTTAATGACTCATATTCCTCATGCATTGTTAGAAGGAATGATTGTTTCAAGTTATGCATTGGGGGCAAAGACATCTTATATTTATGTAAGAGGGGAAATGATGCCTCAAATCAGAATATTGGAGAAAGCCATTGAAGAAGCAAAAGTCGCTGGATTTTTAGGTAAAAATATATTAGGAACTGGATATGACCTCGAGATTTATGTGCAACCTGGAGGAGGTGCCTATATCTGCGGGGAAGAAACAGCTCTGTTAGAATCTTTAGAAGGAAAAAGGGGTAACCCAAGAATAAAACCTCCATTTCCTGCAATAGCGGGTTTATATGGTTGTCCAACGGTTGTTAATAATGTCGAATCAATAGCAGCAACAGTACCTATTATCAATGATGGAGGAGAGGAGTATGCGAAGATTGGTATCGAAAGAAGTACAGGTACAAAATTAATTTCTGCTGGAGGAAACTTGGTGAGGCCTGGTGTTTATGAGATAGAGTTGGGATTACCGGTGGAAGAGTTTATTTATTCTGACGAGTATTGTGGCGGTATTGCTAATGGTAAACGATTGAAAGCAGTTGTTGCCGGGGGTTCATCTGTACCCATTTTACCGACCAATTTAATATTGAAAACGATCAATGGAAATAATCGTTTGATGACTTATGAGTCATTGGCTGATGGAGGATTCCAAACGGGAACATCCATGGGGTCAGGTGGTTTTATTGCATTTGATGAAGATCAATGTATTGTGCGCAATACGTGGAATTTTACGCGTTTTTATCATCATGAAAGTTGTGGACAATGTTCACCATGTCGTGAGGGTACAGGCTGGATGGAGAAAGTGTTGCATAAAATTGAAATGGGACATGGTGACCTGTCAGATATTGAATTACTTTGGGATATTCAGAGAAGGATAGAAGGAAATACGATATGTCCATTGGGTGATGCTGCCGCATGGCCAGTAGCCGCAGCAATCCGTCATTTTAGAGATGAGTTCGAATGGCATATCAATCATCCTCAGGATGCTTTAACACATAATTTTGGATTAGCACATTATGCTGATCCGTTGACACCAATTGTTTCTTAATTAGATTTTAATAAAGAAGATACGAAGATGGCAGAAGAGGTTAAATTGAAAGTAACGATAGATGGTATTTCTGTAGAAGTAGCACCAGGAACTACAATTTTGAATGCAGCACGTCAAATCGGGGGAGATATTGTACCTCCAGCGATGTGTTATTATTCAAAATTGGAAGGAAGTGGTGGTAAATGTCGTACTTGTCTTGTGAAAGTATCGAAGGGCTCAGAGAAAGATCCTCGCCCGATGCCTAAATTAGTTGCTTCCTGTAGAACAACTGTTATGGATGGTATGGAAGTGGAAAATATTACGTCGCCCGATGTTGTTGATGCTCGTAAGGCTGTTGTGGAGATGTTATTAATTAATCATCCTCTGGACTGTCCTGTTTGTGATCAAGCTGGAGAATGTAAATTACAGGATTTAGGGTTTGAGCATGGTTCTGCACAAACACGTTATGAATTTGAAAGAAGAACGTTTGAACGGATTGATATCGGAGATAAAATTCAACTGCATATGAACCGATGCATTTTGTGTTATCGATGTGTATTTGTTGCTGATCAAATTACGGATAAACGTACTCATGGTATTATTGGTCGAGGGGATCATGCCGAAATTTCAACGTACATCCAAAATGTCGTGGAGAATGATTTTTCTGGAAATGTCATTGATGTATGTCCAGTAGGAGCATTAACGGATAAAACGTTCCGCTTCAAGAATCGCGTATGGTTTACAAAACCAGTGGATGCGCACCGTGATTGTCCGACTTGTTCGGGTAAAGTTACGTTATGGTATAAAGGGAAAGATGCTATTCGGGTTACAGCGCGCAAAGATGAATTCGGAGAGGTAGAGGAATTCATCTGTAATACTTGTCGATTTGATAAAAAAGAAACAAGCGATTGGAAATTAGAAGAACCAACTCCTATTAGTGACCAATCTGTGATATCATCGAATCATTATACACACTTTAATCCGCCAGCTGTTATTGAAAATAATCCTGTATTACAGGAACAAAATTTAGAACAATTGGCAAGAACAGAAAAATTGAAATAATATGGAGTGGTCGTTTGTCATAGAAAAATTTGCTCTTGTCACTATTGTATTTGTTGTCACATTAGTGATTGCGATGTACTCTACATTAGCGGAGCGTAAGATTGCGGGATTTATGCAAGATCGTTACGGACCAGATCGAGCAGGTATCTTTGGATTATTGCAACCTTTGTGTGACGGTGGAAAGTTTTTCTTTAAGGAAGAAATAATTCCTGCAGGTGCACATAAAACATTGTTTATTATAGGCCCGACAATAGCTATCATTACAGCATGTATAAGTTCTGCCGTTATTCCTTGGGGACAATCGCTGACTATTGGTGATCGCGTGATCTCGCTACAGGTAGCAGATGTGAACGTAGGTATTTTGTATATGTTTGGTGTTGTTGCACTTGGTGTATATGGCATTATGTTGGGTGGTTGGGCTTCGAATAACAAGTTCTCATTAATGGGCGCCATTCGTGCTGCTTCGCAAAGTATAAGTTATGAAATCGCGATGGGCCTATCCATTATCGCCTTATTGATGGTTACACAATCCCTTTCTTTGAAAGAGATCGTTGGACAGCAATCTGGTTTTGTGAATTGGAATATCTGGTCGCAACCTTTAGGATTTATCATATTTATGGTCTGCGCTTTTGCGGAATGTAATCGGGTTCCTTTTGATTTACCAGAATGTGAGACGGAGTTGGTTGGCGGTTATCATACGGAATACTCCTCTATGAAATTGGGGCTATATATGTTCTCTGAATATATCAACATGTTTGTGTCTTCAGCTTTAATGGCTGCTCTTTATTTTGGAGGTTATAATTTTCCATTTATGAACGACTTTGGTCTTTCTCAAAATTGGATTACCATCATAGGTGTATGCATATTCTTTATTAAAATATTTGCTTTTATCTTTTTCTTCATGTGGGTGCGTTGGACTTTACCAAGGTTCCGTTATGATCAATTGATGAATTTAGGATGGAAAATGCTAATTCCATTGGCAATTGCAAATATTGTTTTGACAGGAATTATTACTTTGATTAAGGATACTTATTTTTCATAGAAAGGATCAGTTATGCAACCATTAAGCAATAGAAAGAAAGTTTTAGAGCAAAAACCGATGAATTTCATGGAAAGAATTTATTTTCCTGCTATTATCAAAGGTTTATCGATTACTTTAAGACATTTTTTTAAGAAAATACCAACCATTAAATATCCTGAGCAACAAAGACCGTATTCTAAAAATTTTAGAGGACAGCATTCTTTGAAGCGTGATGAAGAAGGGCGCGAACGTTGTACGGCATGTGGATTATGTGCTTTATCATGCCCTGCAGAAGCGATAACAATGATCGCAGCGGAACGCACTAAGGAAGAAGAGCACTTATATCGTGAAGAAAAATATGCCGCAGTATATGAAATTAATATGTTGCGTTGTATATTTTGTGGTTTATGTGAAGAGGCTTGTCCAAAGGAAGCGATCTATTTGGATGGACCTCATGTGACTGCAGATTATCTTCGTAAGGATTTTATTTATGGAAAAGATAAATTGGTCGAACCAAAATTTGATATTACAAAGTTAAATAGTTAACCAAAGATCTATGACTGTTTTTTATTTAGTAGCTTTCCTTTCGGTTTTTTTCGCGCTGATGACCATCTTCACGAAGAATCCTGTGCATAGTGTACTGTATCTTGTGGTTACGTTTTTTACGTTTACCATTCATTATATTTTATTGAACGCACAATTCTTGGCTGTGGTTAATTTTATTGTTTATATGGGGGCGATCATGGTACTTTTCCTTTTTGTATTGATGTTGTTGAATCTCAATAAGGATACAGAACCTATGAAATCAAATCTCGTAAAAATGATGGGCGTGGTTGCAGGTTGTTGTTTGGTTGTTGTTGTCTTTGGAGCTTTCCGAGTTTTCGATTTATCAAACCCTTTAGTCGTTAAAGATCCCAATATTGGTTTAGTAAAAAACTTAGGGAAAGTATTATTTAAAGAGTTTTTACTCCCATTTGAGTTGTCTTCCATTTTACTGTTGACAGCGATGATTGGGGCTATTTTATTAGCTAAAAAAGAAACGAGAAAAGTATAATGGAAACAGCAATTCAACAATTACAAGGTGTTCCAATTAATCATTATTTGATTTTTTGTAGCGTTATTTTCGCCATTGGTGTGATCGGAGTGCTTATTCGTCGAAATGTCATCATTATGATGATGTCAATAGAACTGATGTTGAATGCTGTTAATTTGCTGTTAGCTGCATTTTCAGTACAACATGGAGATGCATCAGGTCAGGTGTTTGTATTTTTTATTATGGCTTTAGCGGCAGCTGAAGTTGCGGTTGGCTTAGCTATTATTATTATGGTATATCGAAACACGAAGTCGGTAGATATTGAGTCTCTTCATAAACTTCGTTGGTAATTAACAGCATTTAAAAAGAAAGATATTAGCTATGAGCGATTTAATTTGGTTAATTCCTTTATTGCCACTTATTGGATTTGTGATTAATGGATTAGGACAACAAGTACTTTCGAAAAGCTTGGTTGGTTTTATCGGAAGTGCAACGGTGTTTATTTCCTTTGTGTTGAGCTGTACTGTTTTTGCAACGATCTATGAAGCTCGTTCAATGGGGCAAGCCAGAGTGATAACACAACATATTTTTGAATGGATTAAGCTTGGAAATTTAGATATTAGTCTCTCTTTTTTGGTCGATCCTTTGAGTGCCATCATGTTACTCATTGTGACTGGAATTGGTTTTTTGATTCACATTTACTCCATTGGCTATATGCATAGCGATGCTGGTTTTGCGAAATTTTTTGCTTACCTGAATCTCTTTATCTTTTTCATGCTATTATTGGTTTTAGGATCAAATTATTTAGTCATGTTTATTGGTTGGGAAGGTGTTGGTCTTTGCTCTTATTTACTTATCGGCTTTTGGTACAAAAACAGCGCATATGCTGCCGCAGCTAAGAAAGCTTTTGTAATGAACAGGATCGGAGATTTGGGATTTCTATTGGCAGTTTTCTTTATTTTGGGCACATTTGGTTCGTTAGAATTTTCAACTGTTTTTCAATCTGCAAAGAACTTTCCTGTAGGAGATGTGACAATCATAACGATTACACTTTTACTTTTTGTAGCAGCGACAGGTAAATCTGCTCAAATTCCCTTATTTACCTGGTTGCCAGATGCGATGGCTGGACCTACGCCAGTTTCTGCATTGATTCATGCGGCAACAATGGTGACAGCAGGTATTTATATGATTGCCAGATCCAACATTCTATTTGTTCTCTCTCCGTTAACAATGCAAATCATTGCTATAATAGGGGTTTGTACCGCGTTGTTGGCTGCAGCAGTTGCATTGACACAGAATGATATTAAAAAGGTATTAGCCTATTCTACAGTTTCTCAATTGGGATATATGTTTTTGGGATTGGGAGTTGGTGCTTTTACAGGTGCATTTTTTCATGTATTGACACATGCATTTTTCAAGGCATTATTGTTCTTGGGAGCAGGATCGGTTATTCATGGCATGAGTAATGAACAAGATATGCGAAAAATGGGAGGCTTGAAAAAAGCATTACCTGTTACTTTCGCGACGATGTTGATTGGTACTATCGCTATTTCAGGAATTCCTCCTTTCTCTGGATTCTTCTCTAAAGACGAAATCTTAGCACATGCTTTTGCCGCTCATCCGCTGTTTTGGGTCTTAGGATTTATTGGAGCTTTAATGACTGCTTTTTATATGTTCAGATTGATTTATTTGACTTTCTTTGGCGAGTTTAGAGGGACAGATGAACAAAAGCATCATGTACATGAGTCACCAAAATCGATGACATTTCCATTAATTGTGCTGGCTATTCTATCTGTTCTTGGAGGTATATTAAATCTTCCTGAGGTGTTAGGTGGAAATGCATGGTTAGCAAATTTTTTATCACCTGTGTTTGCTGATGGCGCAAGTCTACAACATGTACATACGGTTGAACATAGTACGGAATACATGCTAATGGCTGTATCGGTTGTCGGGGTTTTAATCATGGCATTTGTTGCCTATAATAGATATGTGAAACAGGCGCATATTCCTCAAGATGATCAGGTGGTCAGAACGGGTTTTGCAAAACTATCTTATCATAAATTTTATGTGGATGAATTATATGATCAATTGATTGTAAAACCAATCAATTGGTTATCTGTATTTTTTGCTCGGGTTGTTGATGGTTTAGGAATAGACGGTTTAGTGAACGGAATTGGCAAATCATCGTGGGCAGCAGGAAAAGGAATTCGTCTTTTACAAAGTGGAAATGTAGGTTTCTATCTTTTACTAATGGTTGTTGGAGTAATTGCCATTTTTATATACGGTTTGTTGAGTTTTTAACATTGTAATAGCTATTTGATAATCAATGGATAACCTATTTTTACTTATTTTAACGCCTCTAATTGGTGCCATCTTTTTACTATTTGTATGTCAACATACAGTGGCAAAAAGAG encodes the following:
- a CDS encoding tetratricopeptide repeat protein, which translates into the protein MTNSKLLFSLLLAGSVGTASAQSLKDARAAIETENYGKAKSILQQLVSKQAKVGDNYFYLGQIYLVNDKADSAAIMFNQGLAADPKSLINNVGLGYIDLLKKDKASADAKFASASANLKKKDYEELLEIGRAYIKAPEPDYAKALDYLTQAKAKNAKDAAIPLALGDAYRGLKEASSAYSSYSEATDLDPTSIRAKIGLAVIVRGAQAYDEAITQLTAITQEFPTYAPTYRELAETYNMWSRAAGTSDEKYVELNKKGVEEYKKYLQTNGDNSLEAKIRYADFLVYARQYDELKTVSEELAKTPDVDPKIYRYLGYIAFRNKEYAKSGEYLTQMLTKMDPSRVIPLDYMYSGLSDVANNKVESGIVNIKKAIDLDKELLTEVAETAFAKYQDQETATGVALFEIIAKYPDSDYYFDSNYYAGEGNYLIGFKKDQESKDAEGNIKDQALRDQAIAAFVKSQAYLSIVEAATKPEIIDKYLVQALYYKAFSALGADNLENPKGDFVAPFQKLISLVNEKGTQEKNKAYLIDAYTYIGLFYYIKNDVPKAKANFQEVLKIDAANESAKSYLDALK
- a CDS encoding PstS family phosphate ABC transporter substrate-binding protein, giving the protein MNNSLKILLFTVLSVSILTSCNRQNKIKQETKEQGQDILRGKINVLVDETVYPILKEQVDVFQSSYSDAAIQLMARPEIKAVNALLGDSSGVIILTRKLTAQEGAYFKKRNIVPKEYQIGSDAVALINNIADSDTSITLSNVKSLLNGEQKGKLKVVFDNANSSTLRFLKSYLSLDKIDATAISGLQNNEEVIKYVSENKGTIGIVGYNWILEIAQKKSQLSNKIRTLSVENSQGDKKDGLFYKPSQSNLSLGLYPFIRPIYVLNYQPNLGLGLGFSSFLTGDRGQRIILKAGLLPATMPGREIIIREENSLN
- the nuoF gene encoding NADH-quinone oxidoreductase subunit NuoF, with the translated sequence MARKLLLTHIDVPGIHTFEVYRQKGGYRAVEKALKTMSPDDVVEEVKKSGLRGRGGAGFPTGMKWSFLAKPEGVPRYLVCNGDESEPGTFKDRFLMTHIPHALLEGMIVSSYALGAKTSYIYVRGEMMPQIRILEKAIEEAKVAGFLGKNILGTGYDLEIYVQPGGGAYICGEETALLESLEGKRGNPRIKPPFPAIAGLYGCPTVVNNVESIAATVPIINDGGEEYAKIGIERSTGTKLISAGGNLVRPGVYEIELGLPVEEFIYSDEYCGGIANGKRLKAVVAGGSSVPILPTNLILKTINGNNRLMTYESLADGGFQTGTSMGSGGFIAFDEDQCIVRNTWNFTRFYHHESCGQCSPCREGTGWMEKVLHKIEMGHGDLSDIELLWDIQRRIEGNTICPLGDAAAWPVAAAIRHFRDEFEWHINHPQDALTHNFGLAHYADPLTPIVS
- a CDS encoding NADH-quinone oxidoreductase subunit D gives rise to the protein MSDFITKISPNNSVYEDNDPQDELITLNIGPTHPATHGVFQNVVQIDGERIVSGVSTIGYIHRAFEKIAEHRPFYQITPLTDRLNYCSAPINNMGWHMTVEKLLKIEIPKRVQYMRVIVMELARIADHIICNGILGVDTGAFSGFLYVMQEREFIYEIFEEICGARLTTNIGRIGGFERDFNDIAFAKIEEFLKRFPPVLSEFSELFDRNRIFIERTSGVAAVTPEEALDYSWSGPILRATGVDYDVRVQNPYCSYEEFDFDVPVGTKGDVYDRYLVRNAEMWQSLRIIEQALAKIEKEPKGVFHADVPEFYLPPKEQVYTNMEALIYHFKIVMGEVDTPKAEVYHAVEGANGELGFYLVHDGGRSPYRLHFRRPSFVNYQMFAPMSAGMLLSDAILNMSSLNVIAGELDA
- a CDS encoding NADH-quinone oxidoreductase subunit B, whose protein sequence is MSDIKLAEAPPGVEGAGFFATSLDKAIGLARSNSLWPLPFATSCCGIEFMATMGSTYDLARFGAERPSFSPRQADMLLVMGTIAKKMAPVLKQVYIQMAEPRWVIAVGACASSGGIFDTYSVLQGIDEIIPVDVYVPGCPPRPEAILDGVLRLQDIVKNESLNRRNTPEYRALLEKYGIETYG
- a CDS encoding NADH-quinone oxidoreductase subunit C, producing the protein MDKLDNTYLWEKLAQKFTDQVSLLTDAHNLLTVDAKEACITAVLNFLKQDEELQFIHLTDITAVHFPLQKKAFEVVYHIHSLVNNIRIRVKVQLDGENPEIPTATTVWKGANWMERETYDFYGIQFLGHPDLRRILNVDDMEVFPMRKEYPLEDPNRVDKKDLYFGR
- the nuoE gene encoding complex I 24 kDa subunit family protein, which codes for MLSVKHNEIVEFSSELLNQFAEVVARFPEGRQKSGLLPILHLVQAEFGWLSPDAMDKVAAYLTIEPIEVYEVATFYTMFLLQPQGKYLLEVCRTGPCCLVGAERIMNHLENKLGVKEGEVTADGLFSWRGVECLAACGFGPVLQIGPSYTFYENLTEESVDQLINDLSSKTN
- a CDS encoding NADH-quinone oxidoreductase subunit A, which gives rise to MEQVSASAPIDYLPILFQLIVAAGFGVGTIIITHLIGPKVRTENKLSSFESGIEVIGNARQPFSIKYFLVAILFVVFDVEVIFMYPWAVNFREFGFEGLIQMFVFMAMLLLGFIYVIKKKALSWD